From a single Cyanobacteria bacterium QS_8_64_29 genomic region:
- a CDS encoding coproporphyrinogen III oxidase (catalyzes the oxygen-independent formation of protoporphyrinogen-IX from coproporphyrinogen-III), whose amino-acid sequence MATDIASRFRSHQSQHCERGQGEFIRAAYLHVPFCHRRCYYCDFPVSVVGDRPLNGARHTLAHYVAVLGQEIAATPPSGVPLETVFLGGGTPSLLSPQQVGDLLTRLDRRFGLAADAEISMEVDPGTFNTERLRGYGAAGVNRLSLGVQAFQGELLAVCGRAHSLADTYAALDCIQRAGFSNLSLDLIFGLPHQSQTQWQASLTEAVRLGPTHLSCYGLTLEPETPFGRQLSPNRPPLPSEDAAAQMYRQAQRTLTAAGYTHYEIANYALPGYQCRHNRQYWENRPFYGLGMGASDRVGGQRLTRPVTRRRYYAWVWQLQRHGWQPSRASAPEADDLLEGLMLGLRLREGIRLRWLRQHCSSPALHRIEPILQHHNQRGWIEALDASGRAVALENGQPVPAQGRLRLSDPEGFLVSNAVLADLFAQLE is encoded by the coding sequence ATGGCAACTGACATAGCGAGCCGTTTTCGCTCGCACCAGAGCCAGCATTGCGAACGGGGACAGGGCGAGTTCATCCGCGCAGCTTACCTGCACGTTCCGTTCTGCCACCGCCGCTGCTACTATTGCGATTTTCCCGTTTCGGTGGTCGGTGATCGCCCCCTCAACGGCGCGCGCCATACCCTGGCGCACTACGTTGCGGTTCTGGGCCAAGAAATCGCGGCAACACCGCCTTCAGGCGTGCCGCTGGAGACCGTTTTTTTGGGGGGTGGAACCCCTTCGTTGCTATCGCCTCAGCAGGTGGGCGACCTCCTAACGCGCCTCGATCGCCGCTTTGGCCTAGCGGCCGATGCTGAGATCTCGATGGAGGTGGATCCGGGCACCTTCAACACCGAGCGCCTGCGCGGCTATGGGGCAGCCGGGGTCAACCGCCTGAGCTTGGGCGTCCAGGCCTTTCAGGGCGAGCTGCTCGCTGTCTGCGGGCGGGCGCATTCGCTTGCCGATACGTATGCGGCCCTCGATTGCATCCAGCGTGCCGGCTTCTCTAACCTCAGCCTGGATTTGATCTTCGGCCTGCCCCACCAAAGCCAGACCCAGTGGCAAGCGTCGCTAACTGAGGCCGTGCGCCTGGGCCCGACGCACCTTTCCTGTTACGGCCTAACGCTCGAGCCCGAGACCCCCTTCGGGCGCCAGCTGTCTCCCAACCGGCCGCCGCTACCGAGTGAGGACGCGGCCGCCCAAATGTATCGCCAGGCGCAGCGCACGCTCACTGCAGCAGGCTATACCCACTACGAAATCGCCAACTATGCCCTGCCCGGCTACCAGTGCCGCCACAATCGCCAGTATTGGGAGAACCGGCCTTTCTACGGTCTAGGTATGGGGGCCAGCGATCGCGTGGGCGGGCAACGGCTGACGCGACCGGTCACGCGGCGCCGCTACTACGCCTGGGTCTGGCAGTTGCAGCGCCACGGTTGGCAACCATCGCGAGCGTCGGCCCCCGAGGCCGATGACCTGCTCGAGGGCTTAATGTTGGGGCTGCGCCTGCGCGAAGGCATCCGCCTGCGTTGGCTGCGCCAGCACTGCAGCTCGCCCGCGCTGCACCGAATTGAGCCCATCCTGCAGCACCACAACCAGCGCGGTTGGATCGAGGCGCTCGATGCCAGCGGCCGAGCCGTTGCCCTCGAGAACGGCCAGCCGGTGCCAGCTCAAGGGCGGTTGCGCCTGAGCGACCCTGAAGGGTTTTTGGTCTCCAATGCGGTCTTGGCCGATCTGTTCGCCCAGCTCGAGTAG
- a CDS encoding MFS transporter: MPDAPKAKLPVPLADRIPSGRMPLLALLLAAACLTSLTGSAFAPVFPDAVAGLELDPRWAGMLVSMPKLTLALAAPLLGALAARIGQFRVLVASLVSFAVFGMAGALAQTFGTLAMARGLVGAASGGISAAGLGVVGRWFSGTTRSRLIGYTASAIAATSILFPLLAGWLGSFHWRYAFGLYGLALPVAFALAIAARSPANASAARGEAIQIRHLLGALRAPGVLSVLVALFGASAVFYTAIVYAPLYFQAAIGADAMLNGTILAARAVGAALISAVGAARMVRQFGTSATLSTGWGLMALTLAIIPLLATPQVALLAAFGFGIGFGLIVPNLYDMLAERIAWEQRATLLSLAPGLAALGQFGSPLIFGPVWQSGGERVFFSLPPWRSPWAYCNWWGIKPRCSASKGANLMEAPAP; encoded by the coding sequence ATGCCCGATGCCCCCAAGGCCAAGCTGCCAGTACCGCTGGCCGATCGCATTCCTAGCGGTCGAATGCCACTTTTGGCGCTACTGCTGGCAGCTGCCTGCTTGACTAGCCTAACCGGCAGCGCTTTTGCCCCCGTTTTTCCCGATGCCGTTGCAGGGCTCGAGCTCGATCCGCGCTGGGCAGGCATGCTCGTTAGTATGCCCAAGCTAACCCTAGCTTTGGCAGCACCGCTGCTAGGAGCCTTGGCAGCTCGCATCGGCCAGTTTCGCGTCCTGGTGGCATCGCTAGTTAGCTTTGCCGTGTTTGGCATGGCGGGTGCCCTCGCCCAAACGTTTGGAACGCTTGCGATGGCGCGTGGCCTGGTTGGAGCGGCTAGTGGTGGCATTTCGGCAGCCGGGCTGGGAGTGGTCGGACGCTGGTTCTCGGGCACAACGCGATCGCGGCTGATCGGCTATACGGCCAGTGCCATTGCTGCTACGAGCATCCTGTTTCCGCTGCTAGCAGGATGGTTGGGCTCGTTCCACTGGCGCTATGCCTTCGGCCTCTATGGTTTGGCTTTGCCCGTTGCTTTTGCCCTCGCCATAGCAGCTCGCTCGCCAGCCAATGCCTCGGCCGCCCGCGGAGAAGCAATCCAAATCCGCCACCTGCTGGGTGCCTTGCGAGCACCTGGTGTTTTGTCCGTGCTAGTGGCGCTGTTTGGGGCTTCGGCCGTTTTCTACACCGCAATTGTCTATGCTCCCCTTTACTTTCAAGCGGCGATTGGTGCCGATGCCATGCTCAACGGCACGATTTTGGCTGCACGGGCTGTGGGAGCTGCCCTTATATCGGCGGTCGGGGCAGCTCGGATGGTACGGCAGTTCGGTACGAGTGCAACGCTAAGTACCGGTTGGGGGCTAATGGCACTCACCCTAGCTATCATTCCGTTGCTGGCAACCCCGCAGGTGGCGCTGTTGGCAGCGTTCGGGTTTGGCATCGGATTTGGCCTGATCGTGCCCAATCTCTACGACATGCTTGCCGAGCGCATCGCCTGGGAGCAGCGTGCCACCTTGCTGTCGTTAGCCCCCGGCCTTGCCGCACTAGGCCAATTTGGCTCGCCGCTGATATTCGGCCCAGTCTGGCAATCCGGCGGCGAGCGGGTTTTTTTTTCGCTGCCGCCGTGGCGCTCGCCCTGGGCGTACTGCAACTGGTGGGGGATAAAGCCACGTTGCAGCGCTAGCAAGGGTGCGAACTTGATGGAGGCGCCAGCCCCATGA
- a CDS encoding GH3 auxin-responsive promoter yields MNGAFQVAASMLVRWVTARFKDKTRRTGAVQRAFLLKLLRQQQNTAFGRQHGLDRIRTVEQFRARLPIRSYDYYRPYAERVARGEPNVLTAAPVDCLNISSGSTGRQKFIPVTPQARRARGKAHLTGICFGILAAQQQQRSIGQVLMPGPIQLAGHTAAGIPYAPVSVGDLRSKNWLSRQLFAHPYEALQPSNSLARHYACLLFALKNRNTRIIAATFPVLALRICQYLEDYAESLIADLARGTIAAWVPLEAGLRKRLERRLSPAPQRAQQLQQVVERNGRLTPIAAWPNLAFVVTARGGTSDFYLQKFTQYFGDTPVFGGIYSSNEAVFGICSNFDDDSAILAIESGFYEFVPPQEWNKQQPETLLAEQVIIGEQYRILVTNYNGFYRYDIGDIVEVVGFYGNAPTIVFRYRWGGTLSSTTEKTTETHVVRTIQRLQREFNLTLENFCITLAEHQIPPPYILNIELASGASLDNPQAFLQRFDSELKAIHDFYAIKRQSQIPPPQLRILAPGSFAQVRERMYQNGIPENHVKVPHISEDSNLLADLQIKQEYAFASS; encoded by the coding sequence ATGAACGGTGCATTTCAAGTGGCTGCCAGCATGCTAGTTCGTTGGGTGACTGCCCGGTTTAAGGATAAAACCCGGCGGACGGGTGCCGTGCAGCGAGCATTTTTGCTGAAGTTACTTCGGCAGCAGCAAAATACCGCTTTCGGTCGCCAGCATGGCCTGGACCGGATTCGGACAGTCGAGCAATTTCGAGCGCGCCTTCCCATTCGGAGCTACGACTACTATCGCCCGTACGCCGAACGCGTTGCTCGGGGGGAGCCGAACGTCCTAACGGCTGCGCCCGTTGATTGTTTGAATATCTCTAGCGGCTCGACAGGCCGGCAGAAGTTCATTCCCGTAACGCCGCAAGCCCGTAGGGCTCGAGGCAAGGCGCATTTAACAGGGATTTGCTTTGGCATTTTGGCTGCCCAGCAGCAGCAACGCTCCATCGGCCAAGTCTTAATGCCCGGCCCCATTCAATTAGCAGGCCATACAGCAGCGGGGATTCCCTATGCTCCTGTCAGCGTAGGCGATCTGCGATCTAAGAACTGGCTGTCTCGCCAGCTGTTTGCCCACCCCTACGAGGCATTGCAGCCCAGTAACAGCTTGGCACGCCATTACGCTTGCCTGCTGTTTGCCCTTAAAAACCGGAACACGCGCATCATTGCTGCTACATTTCCAGTCCTGGCACTGCGAATATGCCAGTATTTGGAGGACTACGCCGAATCGTTAATTGCCGATCTGGCACGCGGCACGATTGCTGCTTGGGTGCCGCTAGAAGCTGGATTGCGCAAACGATTGGAGCGCAGGCTGTCGCCGGCTCCCCAGCGCGCTCAGCAATTGCAGCAGGTCGTAGAGCGTAACGGTCGCTTGACGCCCATTGCAGCTTGGCCGAATCTAGCCTTTGTTGTAACGGCACGCGGTGGGACCTCTGACTTTTACCTACAGAAATTTACTCAGTACTTTGGTGATACGCCAGTTTTTGGTGGCATCTATTCCTCAAATGAAGCTGTATTTGGCATCTGCTCTAATTTTGATGACGACAGTGCTATTTTGGCCATAGAAAGCGGTTTTTACGAGTTTGTTCCACCCCAGGAGTGGAACAAACAACAACCAGAAACATTACTGGCCGAGCAAGTCATAATTGGCGAGCAATACCGGATTTTAGTTACTAATTATAATGGCTTCTACCGTTATGATATTGGCGATATTGTGGAAGTCGTTGGTTTTTATGGTAATGCACCCACTATTGTATTTCGCTACCGCTGGGGAGGTACGCTGTCATCAACTACTGAAAAAACCACTGAAACCCACGTAGTACGTACCATACAGCGGCTACAGCGCGAATTCAACCTAACGTTGGAAAACTTTTGCATTACGCTTGCTGAGCATCAGATTCCACCTCCGTATATTCTAAATATAGAGCTAGCTTCCGGAGCCTCTCTCGATAATCCACAAGCGTTTCTACAGCGGTTTGATAGCGAACTAAAAGCCATTCACGATTTCTACGCAATCAAGCGCCAAAGCCAAATTCCGCCCCCCCAACTGCGGATTCTCGCTCCAGGTAGTTTTGCTCAAGTCCGCGAACGGATGTATCAAAATGGTATTCCAGAAAATCACGTAAAAGTGCCACACATAAGTGAGGATAGTAACCTTTTAGCTGATCTACAAATCAAACAAGAGTATGCTTTTGCGAGTAGCTAG
- a CDS encoding aspartyl beta-hydroxylase, giving the protein MAKDWIKTLVDTPLIKHLERSVPKHSRIGDSRFFGTDQFPWAKRLEANWQLIRQELDGVLERVGELPNFQQIMPRQGRISQDDGWKTYYFYAFGFVARKNCERCPQTWQLIKDIPGLKVAFFSILSPGKQIPEHCGKHKGIIRYHLGLRVPHPQTACGIRVGDETVHWIEGKSLIFDDTFPHAAWNNTSGYRAVLFLDVARPLRFPLSLTNWASFQILAFSPLAREAKANHRQWEKRFESTDKE; this is encoded by the coding sequence ATGGCTAAAGACTGGATTAAAACGCTCGTTGATACGCCTCTTATCAAGCACCTTGAAAGATCGGTCCCCAAACATTCACGTATAGGGGATTCGCGCTTTTTTGGTACCGACCAGTTTCCGTGGGCCAAACGCTTAGAAGCTAATTGGCAGCTCATCCGTCAAGAACTCGATGGAGTGCTGGAGCGCGTAGGCGAACTCCCCAACTTCCAGCAAATCATGCCGCGCCAGGGCCGCATCAGTCAGGATGATGGCTGGAAAACCTACTACTTTTATGCCTTTGGCTTTGTCGCGCGCAAAAACTGCGAGCGCTGCCCGCAGACCTGGCAGCTTATCAAGGATATTCCCGGGTTGAAGGTTGCCTTCTTTTCCATCCTCAGTCCCGGCAAGCAAATCCCGGAACACTGCGGCAAGCATAAAGGCATCATTCGCTATCACCTAGGCTTGCGGGTTCCCCATCCCCAAACCGCTTGCGGCATTCGCGTTGGTGACGAGACAGTCCACTGGATAGAAGGTAAGAGCCTTATATTCGATGACACTTTCCCACATGCTGCCTGGAACAATACATCTGGGTATCGCGCTGTTTTGTTTCTAGATGTTGCTCGCCCGCTTCGCTTTCCGCTCTCGCTAACTAACTGGGCATCTTTTCAAATTCTAGCTTTCTCTCCATTAGCGCGAGAGGCCAAGGCCAACCATCGCCAATGGGAGAAACGCTTCGAGAGCACCGACAAGGAATAA
- a CDS encoding fatty acid hydroxylase yields MIALNSLAIAIACFTAAFIVASLVEYWLHRLMHVNHRIGERHRDHHRRNEGQGVLWEFGDYVRGGFAAMLLPLLLSWSAGLGWLAGSLSYAIFSAYAHQLQHENPTKCFWMEMPVHYVHHKYNMWHHNFGLAVDWWDHLFGTYKPVEWLTERELSQSQKGHFQLKWW; encoded by the coding sequence ATGATTGCGCTGAATTCGTTGGCAATTGCAATCGCCTGCTTCACTGCAGCTTTTATTGTTGCAAGCTTGGTCGAGTACTGGCTCCATCGTTTAATGCATGTTAACCATCGCATTGGGGAGCGCCACCGCGACCACCATCGCCGCAATGAGGGGCAGGGCGTTTTATGGGAATTCGGTGACTACGTTCGAGGTGGCTTTGCTGCCATGCTATTACCACTATTGCTGTCCTGGAGTGCTGGTCTAGGATGGCTGGCTGGCAGCCTAAGCTATGCGATTTTTTCAGCTTACGCTCACCAGCTCCAGCACGAAAATCCTACCAAATGCTTCTGGATGGAAATGCCCGTTCACTACGTTCATCATAAATATAATATGTGGCATCATAATTTCGGCTTAGCTGTTGACTGGTGGGACCATTTGTTTGGGACTTACAAACCTGTTGAGTGGCTGACCGAACGAGAGCTATCTCAATCGCAAAAGGGCCACTTTCAACTAAAGTGGTGGTAG